The Staphylococcus sp. KG4-3 genome has a window encoding:
- a CDS encoding LysR family transcriptional regulator yields MDPLKVLTEVVKAQSFTKAAENLYTSQPSISRDIKRLENDYEIKVFEFKHSKMALTSDGEKLYQYALQRNHLEQALRQDLKMQTNTIAGDLKLGSSYTFGEYRLSRQLTKLAQRYPELHIHVHLDNSETIVEQIKNNIVDVGVVEKKIQNNAIISTSIAQDEIVLIKKKKSSPSNLETCFIREQGSGTRVYQENGLNQLSLNPYLVVINNTSLIKSMVHAGNGFSIVSKSTLTPEDLEQLEVVNLDIERFFYLILHKNKYIDEKMKRVISVLKQDME; encoded by the coding sequence ATGGACCCACTAAAAGTGTTAACTGAAGTTGTAAAGGCACAAAGTTTTACAAAAGCTGCAGAAAATTTGTATACATCACAACCATCAATAAGTAGAGACATAAAGAGACTTGAAAATGACTATGAGATAAAAGTATTTGAGTTTAAACATTCAAAAATGGCATTAACAAGTGATGGAGAGAAACTATACCAATATGCGTTGCAAAGAAATCATTTAGAACAAGCGCTGCGACAAGATCTAAAGATGCAAACAAATACAATCGCTGGAGATTTAAAACTGGGTAGCAGTTACACATTTGGTGAATATCGTTTGTCACGACAACTTACTAAATTAGCCCAAAGGTACCCAGAATTACATATTCATGTACACTTAGATAATTCAGAAACGATTGTTGAACAAATTAAAAATAACATCGTTGACGTTGGTGTGGTCGAAAAAAAGATACAAAACAATGCAATTATAAGCACGTCAATTGCTCAAGATGAAATTGTATTAATTAAAAAGAAGAAATCTAGCCCGTCTAATTTAGAGACATGTTTTATTCGAGAACAAGGTTCCGGTACTCGTGTATACCAAGAAAATGGTTTGAATCAATTATCATTAAACCCTTATTTAGTAGTCATTAATAATACAAGTCTAATTAAAAGTATGGTCCATGCAGGAAATGGTTTTTCGATTGTATCTAAATCAACATTGACACCTGAAGATTTGGAGCAACTTGAAGTTGTTAATTTAGATATTGAAAGGTTTTTCTATTTAATTTTACATAAAAATAAATACATTGATGAAAAAATGAAACGAGTCATATCCGTATTAAAGCAAGATATGGAATAA
- a CDS encoding nuclear transport factor 2 family protein, which yields MKTLDSYFILFDEARYSDESFDKLNDLFNNDIEFVLNQKTFKGKDAWKQFVKGVYQTNKDLKHMHNGWIEQEDGTFKTHWAICGNRFETGVYTQEGIDIARLDDEGKIIYLENQPKDKTLFSS from the coding sequence ATGAAAACATTAGATTCATACTTTATCTTGTTCGATGAAGCTAGATATAGCGACGAAAGTTTTGATAAGTTAAATGATTTATTTAACAATGATATTGAATTTGTGTTGAATCAAAAAACTTTTAAAGGCAAAGACGCATGGAAACAATTTGTTAAAGGTGTGTACCAAACAAATAAAGATTTAAAACACATGCATAATGGCTGGATAGAACAAGAAGATGGCACTTTCAAAACACATTGGGCTATTTGTGGAAATAGATTTGAAACAGGTGTTTATACGCAAGAGGGTATAGATATTGCAAGATTAGATGATGAAGGGAAAATCATTTATTTAGAGAATCAACCTAAAGATAAAACATTATTTTCAAGTTAA
- a CDS encoding YeiH family protein yields MTKFNNKPFIFGILFTFTIAAISLISSKLPLLDKVGALTIAIVIAILFRHFNGYPESYRPGITFASKRLLKFAIILYGLKLNIFDVIGEGSTLLLIDGGVIIVSIGLMLLLNHYIKGDKVITLLLGIGAGVCGAAAIAAVSPILKAREKDTAISIGIVALIGTLFSLGYTVIYTLFTIPPEIYGVWSGVSLHEIAHVILAADFSGETALRIGLLGKLGRVFLLIPLSIILIFVMNLKSQARNTNQRIEMPYFLIGFVLMALFHTYVPIPQFIMQIIEPLTTICLLMAMVALGLNVSFKDLQDRAFKPLIGVIIVSMILSIITFIIANYIYG; encoded by the coding sequence ATGACTAAATTTAATAATAAACCATTTATCTTTGGCATATTATTCACGTTTACCATTGCTGCAATAAGTTTAATTAGTTCAAAGCTGCCACTTTTAGATAAGGTCGGTGCTTTGACAATTGCAATTGTTATCGCAATACTATTTAGACATTTTAATGGTTATCCTGAAAGTTATCGTCCAGGTATTACTTTCGCATCTAAACGTTTATTAAAATTCGCCATTATATTGTATGGTCTAAAACTTAATATTTTTGATGTTATAGGAGAAGGTAGTACGTTATTACTTATTGACGGTGGTGTCATAATTGTAAGTATTGGTTTAATGTTATTACTAAATCACTATATTAAAGGAGATAAAGTTATCACATTATTGCTAGGTATTGGTGCCGGGGTCTGTGGGGCTGCTGCGATAGCTGCTGTATCTCCAATTTTAAAAGCACGCGAAAAAGACACAGCCATTAGTATAGGCATCGTTGCATTAATTGGTACACTTTTTTCACTAGGCTATACGGTAATCTATACACTATTCACAATACCACCAGAGATTTATGGCGTATGGTCTGGTGTGAGTCTACATGAAATTGCCCATGTTATTCTTGCTGCAGATTTCTCAGGTGAGACAGCTTTACGAATTGGCTTATTAGGTAAATTAGGTCGAGTATTCTTGCTCATACCTTTAAGTATAATACTTATATTTGTGATGAACTTGAAATCACAGGCTAGGAATACAAACCAACGTATCGAAATGCCATACTTTTTAATTGGATTTGTATTAATGGCACTATTTCATACTTATGTACCTATACCTCAATTTATAATGCAAATAATTGAGCCATTAACAACAATTTGCTTATTGATGGCAATGGTGGCACTAGGGTTAAATGTATCATTTAAAGATTTGCAAGACCGAGCGTTTAAGCCTTTAATCGGTGTCATCATTGTATCTATGATATTATCAATTATCACTTTTATCATTGCCAACTATATTTATGGCTAA
- a CDS encoding AraC family transcriptional regulator: MQVLWKKFQKKLVDANLAECGIEIGVPNVGYNYTVFQKSVLHIVTQGEGTFSYAGKTYHLTAGDIFLLERGMEVEYKPSFSNPWTYYWVGMNGKQILNYLSRCSIVDSHVILKQDTTDIKNIIQLICKLSQSIESNNSNDILIMQYLYQLVYTLQEKFPKNFSVQVDIVNEDIQHAVDFINTNYQKHITVEDVAKSVNITRSHLYKLFKKNLSCSPKEYLTYIRMYHASQLLIHTSSRISDISRRVGYKDPLLFSKNFTKHFEISASEYRYHFSISNK; this comes from the coding sequence ATGCAAGTATTGTGGAAGAAATTTCAAAAAAAGCTGGTCGATGCTAATTTAGCCGAATGCGGTATTGAAATCGGCGTACCGAATGTAGGTTATAATTATACTGTTTTTCAAAAATCCGTATTACATATCGTAACTCAAGGAGAAGGTACTTTTAGTTATGCAGGTAAAACTTATCATTTAACTGCTGGAGATATTTTCTTGCTTGAACGTGGCATGGAAGTAGAATATAAACCTTCATTTTCAAATCCTTGGACTTATTATTGGGTAGGCATGAATGGTAAACAAATATTAAATTATTTATCTCGATGTAGTATTGTTGATAGTCATGTCATATTAAAACAAGATACGACAGATATTAAAAATATAATTCAACTCATTTGTAAACTCTCTCAGAGTATTGAGTCAAACAACTCCAATGATATTCTGATTATGCAATATTTGTATCAATTAGTTTATACCTTACAAGAAAAGTTTCCTAAAAATTTTTCTGTCCAAGTTGATATTGTAAATGAAGATATCCAACATGCCGTTGACTTTATAAATACAAATTATCAAAAACATATAACTGTTGAGGATGTTGCTAAAAGCGTTAATATTACACGTAGTCATTTATATAAATTGTTCAAAAAGAATTTAAGTTGTTCCCCTAAAGAATATTTAACCTATATAAGGATGTATCACGCTTCACAATTATTAATACATACGAGCTCACGTATAAGTGACATATCAAGACGTGTTGGTTACAAAGACCCACTACTATTTTCTAAAAATTTTACAAAGCATTTTGAAATCAGTGCTTCTGAATATCGGTACCATTTTTCAATTAGCAACAAGTAA
- a CDS encoding phytoene/squalene synthase family protein, protein MNELERDYNYCHNIMKTHSKTFSYAFDFLDIRRKTAVWAIYAACRIIDDSIDRYKNLEKLDEIESDLDTIYGNHIRSYQSDASIMNALNDTLNIYAIPQNPFKSLIQYVKGDLDLKIIKTDSDLYDYCYGVAGTVGELLTPILAASNENNVEQAKDAAIALGKAMQITNILRDVGEDFQNGRIYLSEEKLAQYQVELHSTYYEGVNSDYIELWESYATEAVGLYNIALNGINHFDEEVRYIIELATTTYREILEEVRKSNYTLHKKVFVSKLKKIKIHRDISAKYKRSETL, encoded by the coding sequence ATGAATGAGTTAGAGAGAGATTATAACTACTGTCATAATATAATGAAAACACATTCGAAAACGTTTTCATATGCCTTTGATTTTTTGGATATAAGAAGAAAAACAGCAGTATGGGCTATTTATGCAGCTTGCAGAATTATTGATGATAGTATCGATAGATATAAAAACCTTGAGAAATTGGATGAGATAGAGAGTGATTTAGATACTATTTACGGTAATCATATCCGAAGTTATCAAAGTGATGCATCCATTATGAATGCTTTAAATGACACTTTGAATATATATGCAATACCTCAAAACCCATTTAAATCTTTAATTCAATATGTAAAGGGAGATTTAGATTTAAAAATAATCAAAACAGATTCCGATTTATATGATTATTGCTATGGTGTGGCAGGTACTGTGGGAGAATTGTTAACTCCTATATTAGCTGCATCAAATGAAAATAATGTCGAGCAAGCTAAAGACGCTGCTATTGCTTTAGGTAAAGCAATGCAAATAACTAATATTTTAAGAGACGTTGGTGAAGATTTTCAAAATGGACGGATTTATCTCAGTGAAGAAAAATTAGCTCAATATCAAGTTGAACTACATTCTACATATTATGAAGGAGTTAACTCAGATTATATAGAGCTATGGGAAAGTTATGCTACAGAGGCAGTTGGACTATATAATATTGCACTAAATGGTATTAATCACTTTGATGAAGAGGTACGTTATATTATTGAATTAGCGACAACTACCTATCGTGAAATACTTGAGGAAGTAAGAAAGTCAAACTATACGTTGCATAAAAAAGTATTTGTAAGCAAATTGAAAAAAATAAAAATTCATCGCGATATTAGTGCGAAGTATAAAAGGAGTGAAACATTATGA
- a CDS encoding pyridoxamine 5'-phosphate oxidase family protein: MNTEQLQSEIENILNISKIGVLSTAHNNTPNSRYMVFYNDGLTLYTKTSIESKKIAEFQDNPKAHVLIGYDETTNRSFLEIEANVEILKDKKTIDWIWEKQDKTFFDSKDDPDLCVIKVVPKSIKVMNDNNLDTPQTITFD; the protein is encoded by the coding sequence ATGAATACTGAACAATTGCAAAGTGAAATTGAAAATATATTAAACATATCAAAAATAGGCGTCTTATCTACAGCACATAACAATACACCTAATAGTAGATACATGGTATTTTATAATGATGGACTCACGCTTTATACAAAAACAAGCATTGAGTCTAAAAAAATTGCTGAATTTCAAGATAATCCAAAAGCACACGTACTTATAGGTTATGACGAAACGACAAACCGTAGTTTTTTAGAAATTGAAGCTAATGTTGAAATACTAAAAGATAAGAAAACTATTGATTGGATTTGGGAAAAACAAGATAAGACTTTCTTTGACTCTAAAGACGATCCGGACTTATGTGTAATTAAAGTGGTTCCAAAATCAATAAAAGTTATGAACGATAATAATTTAGATACGCCCCAAACCATCACGTTCGATTAA
- a CDS encoding antibiotic biosynthesis monooxygenase: MLKNLIHHIYLEQNNDEIIIEKFNEKQQYTILEQINDLPQSGFTVFNHLYVNPSFEEAFERLFLNRNRHLKSIEGFESLLFLRPQTNHAHYVIVTVWTDETTYQHWQNSKEYKASHHKRGTDSGSDKNIINRKLSFNISLDLTDS; encoded by the coding sequence ATGTTAAAAAATTTAATACATCATATTTACTTAGAACAAAACAATGATGAAATAATAATAGAAAAATTTAATGAAAAACAGCAATATACCATTTTAGAACAAATTAATGATTTACCACAAAGTGGATTTACAGTTTTTAATCACTTATATGTAAATCCTAGTTTTGAAGAAGCATTTGAGCGTTTGTTTTTAAATAGAAATAGACATTTAAAAAGTATAGAAGGCTTTGAGAGTCTATTGTTTTTGAGGCCTCAAACTAATCATGCGCATTATGTTATTGTAACTGTTTGGACAGACGAAACTACTTATCAACATTGGCAGAATTCTAAAGAGTATAAAGCCTCACATCACAAAAGAGGTACTGACAGTGGCTCAGACAAAAATATCATAAATAGAAAGTTATCATTTAATATTAGTTTAGATTTAACTGATAGTTAA
- a CDS encoding DUF5996 family protein has product MHLLSQILGKYKLAAAYQQPQWAHVALDITVQGFTTGMLHADNKDFYITVNLLDDEIELRIDNNKEIIVLKDDLTIQYYYQEIQRILSESKVFIDINTIPQEFPDTTPFEEDLHHHHYDSQISNDVLKLMKFAYHAESQFIAPLRTRKFMPRLFWGTFDVSCAIIQDIHQPFENDDMVIERAAFDEEMIEFGFWFGDDNFKGPTFFVLPYPFADRKFECHDDFPQDSYYSETLGEFIIEVTEYSKESMDEIEKFFYESYNILKDYLEWQGCSHFHLPLKMANNHLS; this is encoded by the coding sequence ATGCATTTATTGTCACAAATACTAGGAAAATATAAATTAGCAGCAGCTTATCAACAGCCACAATGGGCGCATGTAGCTTTAGATATTACAGTTCAAGGCTTCACAACAGGTATGTTGCATGCAGATAATAAAGATTTTTATATTACCGTCAATTTACTTGATGATGAAATTGAGTTGAGAATTGACAACAATAAAGAAATTATAGTATTGAAAGATGATCTTACAATTCAATATTACTACCAAGAGATTCAACGTATATTATCAGAAAGCAAAGTGTTTATAGATATTAATACAATACCACAAGAATTCCCAGATACGACACCGTTTGAAGAAGACTTGCACCATCATCACTATGATTCTCAAATTAGCAATGATGTGTTGAAGTTGATGAAGTTTGCCTATCACGCAGAATCCCAATTCATCGCTCCACTGCGTACTAGGAAGTTTATGCCAAGGTTATTTTGGGGGACATTTGATGTTTCATGTGCAATTATTCAAGACATCCATCAACCATTTGAAAATGATGATATGGTCATTGAACGTGCAGCTTTTGATGAAGAAATGATCGAATTTGGATTTTGGTTTGGAGATGATAATTTTAAAGGCCCAACGTTCTTTGTATTACCATACCCATTCGCTGATAGAAAATTTGAATGTCATGATGATTTTCCACAAGATAGCTATTACAGTGAAACTTTAGGAGAGTTTATTATAGAAGTAACGGAATACAGTAAAGAGAGCATGGACGAAATCGAAAAATTCTTCTATGAATCTTATAATATTTTAAAGGATTATTTAGAATGGCAAGGATGTAGTCATTTTCACTTACCGCTTAAAATGGCTAATAATCATTTGAGTTAG
- a CDS encoding deoxyribodipyrimidine photo-lyase, whose product MNLGVVLNRVFRVKDNPLFEYVAQHQDEINKVYFIVPIEDLNDAATVKRDYYHKVIKGFLSTLERYDIYPYIVTYEKLGELAHTLALSHVLLAKDIMSYHKEMYDYHHVKRAFENLQITVIGQRVNHYFQPTKTFNKQQQPYKVFTSFYKANRQDLVHTPKKNYQFKQLTKNAQKGSNQSDLKFGNNKDIEKLARKTWDDFLNDDIARYDKLTDDVSQDFVSGLGKYLAYGLVDIREIINDLLEGYDSDETSYEAFIREVIFREFYYVLMTQYPETATKSFSEKYRNMQWSYNKSHFESWRKGQTGYPIVDAAMKKLNRTGYMHNRLRMVVSQFLTKNLFIDWTWGEDYFREYLIDYDNASNVHGWQWSASTGTDAVPYFRMFNPIRQSERFDAQGYFIKTQLEIFDKVSSKIIHDPTKHKTKLKENYQIEIGKDYPEAIVDHKSSRDYVMHKFKQY is encoded by the coding sequence ATGAATTTAGGAGTCGTACTCAATCGTGTTTTTAGAGTTAAAGACAATCCACTATTTGAATATGTAGCGCAGCATCAAGATGAGATAAATAAAGTATATTTTATCGTACCTATAGAAGATTTAAATGACGCAGCAACAGTAAAGCGTGATTATTACCATAAAGTAATAAAAGGATTCTTAAGTACGCTAGAAAGGTATGATATATATCCTTATATTGTCACGTACGAAAAGCTAGGTGAATTAGCTCATACATTGGCGTTGTCTCATGTATTATTAGCAAAAGATATTATGAGTTACCACAAAGAAATGTATGACTATCATCATGTCAAACGAGCTTTTGAAAACCTTCAAATTACAGTGATTGGGCAGCGTGTGAATCATTATTTTCAACCTACAAAGACTTTTAATAAACAGCAACAGCCTTATAAAGTATTTACTAGTTTTTATAAAGCAAATCGTCAAGATTTAGTACATACCCCTAAGAAAAATTATCAATTTAAGCAGTTAACCAAAAATGCGCAAAAAGGTTCAAATCAAAGCGACTTAAAATTCGGAAATAATAAAGATATAGAAAAGTTAGCGCGTAAAACGTGGGATGATTTTTTAAATGATGACATCGCTCGTTATGATAAATTGACTGACGATGTATCACAAGATTTTGTAAGTGGATTAGGTAAATATTTAGCATATGGATTAGTCGATATTCGTGAAATTATAAATGATTTGCTTGAAGGTTACGATAGCGATGAAACAAGTTATGAAGCTTTTATTAGAGAAGTTATATTCCGTGAATTTTATTATGTGTTAATGACACAATACCCAGAAACTGCAACTAAATCTTTTTCTGAAAAGTATCGCAACATGCAATGGTCTTATAATAAATCGCATTTTGAATCGTGGAGAAAAGGACAAACTGGCTATCCAATCGTTGATGCTGCAATGAAAAAGCTAAACCGCACAGGATATATGCACAATCGCTTGAGAATGGTTGTATCTCAATTTTTAACTAAAAATTTATTCATTGATTGGACATGGGGCGAGGACTATTTTAGAGAGTATTTGATTGACTATGATAATGCGTCTAATGTACATGGTTGGCAATGGTCAGCATCAACTGGGACTGATGCGGTGCCTTATTTCAGAATGTTTAATCCTATACGTCAAAGTGAACGTTTTGATGCACAGGGCTATTTTATTAAAACACAGTTAGAAATATTCGATAAGGTCTCAAGTAAAATTATCCACGACCCAACAAAACATAAGACTAAATTGAAAGAAAACTATCAAATTGAAATTGGTAAAGATTATCCAGAAGCTATCGTAGATCATAAAAGTAGTAGAGATTACGTTATGCATAAATTTAAACAGTATTAA
- a CDS encoding NAD(P)/FAD-dependent oxidoreductase yields the protein MKLAVIGGGVSGLAAASRLAANGHKVDLYEKNQQIGGRMNQIKQDGFTFDMGPTIVMMPEIYRDVFNYAHKNMDDYLEIKQLAHIYDVYFSETDQIRVPTDLAQLRDMLEAIEPNSTHGFMSFLTDIYERYEIARKHFLERTFRKPTDFYNPFTLYQGMKLKTFDKADNLIEKYVDNKKIQKILAFQTLYIGIDPKRSPSLYSIIPMIELMFGVHFIKGGMYNFVKALQTLNEELGVQIYTNANVEEIIIDSRFKRAEGLKVNGHIEKYDKIICTADFPYATSTLIKNEHHPPKYTRQKIDNMDYSCSAFLMYIGVDKDLSEEILLHNVIFSKDFDNNINEIFSGEISRDPSIYVYAPSVEDQSLAPKGHTGIYILMPVSELKTGDVDWSDEATITKVKDIIYNKLSTIKALKNLKTQVVTEIIYTPKDFEGDYNAKFGAAFGLMPTLAQSNYYRPPNVSRDYKNLYFAGASVHPGAGVPIVLTSAKITVDAMLEDINKGK from the coding sequence ATGAAGCTTGCAGTTATAGGTGGCGGTGTTTCAGGTTTAGCTGCAGCTTCAAGATTAGCAGCAAATGGACACAAAGTGGATTTATATGAAAAGAATCAACAAATAGGTGGAAGGATGAACCAAATTAAGCAAGATGGTTTTACATTTGATATGGGGCCAACTATTGTAATGATGCCTGAAATTTATCGTGACGTTTTTAATTATGCACATAAAAATATGGATGATTACTTGGAGATTAAACAATTAGCACATATTTATGATGTTTATTTTAGTGAAACAGATCAAATTCGTGTACCTACCGATCTTGCACAGTTAAGAGATATGCTTGAAGCTATTGAACCTAATTCTACACATGGCTTTATGTCATTTTTAACAGATATATACGAAAGATACGAAATCGCACGGAAACATTTTTTAGAACGTACTTTTAGAAAACCTACAGATTTTTATAATCCTTTCACTTTATATCAAGGAATGAAATTAAAAACGTTTGATAAAGCAGATAACTTAATTGAAAAATATGTAGATAATAAAAAAATACAAAAAATCTTAGCATTTCAGACTTTATATATAGGCATTGATCCTAAACGAAGTCCTTCATTATATTCAATTATACCAATGATAGAATTAATGTTTGGTGTTCATTTTATTAAAGGCGGCATGTACAATTTTGTAAAAGCACTTCAAACATTAAATGAGGAGTTAGGCGTTCAAATTTATACAAATGCAAACGTTGAAGAAATTATCATTGATAGTCGATTTAAGCGTGCGGAAGGTCTGAAAGTAAATGGACATATAGAAAAGTACGACAAAATAATCTGTACTGCTGATTTTCCGTACGCAACCTCAACTTTAATTAAAAATGAACACCACCCCCCAAAATATACGAGGCAAAAAATTGATAATATGGACTATTCTTGTTCTGCCTTTTTAATGTATATAGGGGTTGATAAAGATTTATCCGAAGAAATTTTGTTACATAATGTTATATTTTCAAAGGATTTTGATAATAATATTAATGAGATTTTTTCTGGAGAAATATCTCGAGACCCTTCAATATATGTATATGCGCCTAGTGTAGAAGATCAGTCGTTAGCGCCAAAAGGTCATACAGGTATTTATATACTCATGCCAGTTTCAGAATTGAAAACAGGCGATGTGGATTGGTCTGATGAAGCAACAATCACAAAGGTGAAGGATATTATTTATAACAAGCTTTCTACAATTAAAGCTTTAAAAAATTTGAAAACACAGGTTGTTACAGAAATTATATACACACCTAAAGATTTTGAAGGAGATTATAATGCGAAATTTGGAGCGGCTTTTGGTTTAATGCCTACATTAGCACAAAGTAACTACTATAGACCACCTAATGTTAGCAGAGATTACAAAAATTTGTACTTTGCTGGAGCAAGTGTTCACCCAGGAGCAGGAGTGCCAATTGTATTGACGAGCGCTAAGATTACGGTTGATGCTATGTTAGAAGATATTAATAAGGGCAAATAA
- the melB gene encoding melibiose:sodium transporter MelB, translating to MNRHLTGKQKFAFGFGAVGKDAIFNIVSVFLMFYITDIVGLSPAFVGVMLFVARIWDAINDPIMGMIVDNTRNNFGKFKTWLVIGTLINAVVTVLLFTNFDLPQTAMYIYISIIYISWGMTYTMMDIPYWSWLPNLTHNPREREEVSVIPRFFASLAAFTVGTFGLFFIHKLGDIFGGGSDSTGIFVFAIICSLIFIFTIGVTVFKVPEDQEMEKQIGIKVKFKDIGRILFKNKELLAIMGVLLTFNLCLQTLNGSIIYYFKYVVNAEHLFSIFNSMILCEMVGLLLLPRFIKWVGRTAAFNTSITCIISGLLIILISGYIAPQSMTLVIIGAGILRIGSGFMVGITTVSLADVIDYGEVKFGQRNESIITSTNTFLTKTSQAVAALIVGVGLSILGYTPNEAQSVVTINGLRIMILVSPLIFVCLAAFLYHKAFNLKGDFLTDIEKTLQYKRQREFRERIK from the coding sequence ATGAATAGGCATTTAACAGGAAAACAAAAATTTGCATTTGGCTTCGGTGCCGTCGGTAAGGACGCCATATTTAATATCGTCAGTGTATTTCTAATGTTTTATATTACAGACATAGTAGGGCTATCTCCTGCGTTTGTTGGAGTTATGTTGTTTGTTGCACGTATATGGGATGCAATTAACGATCCAATTATGGGAATGATTGTTGATAATACACGAAACAACTTTGGTAAATTTAAGACATGGCTTGTTATCGGCACATTGATTAATGCTGTAGTAACAGTATTATTATTTACTAATTTTGATTTACCACAAACAGCAATGTACATTTATATTTCTATTATATATATTTCCTGGGGAATGACATATACCATGATGGATATACCTTATTGGTCATGGCTTCCTAACTTGACGCATAATCCAAGAGAACGTGAAGAAGTATCAGTCATCCCAAGATTTTTCGCTAGCTTAGCTGCATTTACTGTCGGCACATTCGGTTTATTCTTTATACATAAACTTGGTGATATTTTTGGCGGAGGTAGTGATTCTACAGGGATTTTTGTATTTGCAATAATTTGTAGTTTGATTTTTATATTTACCATTGGTGTAACTGTCTTTAAAGTACCGGAAGACCAAGAAATGGAAAAGCAAATAGGCATAAAAGTTAAATTTAAAGATATCGGTCGAATTTTATTTAAAAACAAAGAATTATTAGCAATTATGGGCGTGCTCTTAACTTTTAACTTGTGTTTACAAACATTAAATGGCTCTATTATTTATTATTTTAAATATGTAGTTAATGCAGAACATTTATTTTCAATTTTTAATTCTATGATTTTATGCGAAATGGTTGGTTTACTGTTATTACCACGCTTTATTAAATGGGTTGGCAGAACCGCTGCATTTAACACTTCTATAACATGCATTATCTCTGGATTGTTAATTATTTTGATATCCGGCTATATTGCACCACAAAGTATGACTTTAGTTATTATAGGCGCGGGGATATTACGAATTGGTTCAGGTTTTATGGTTGGTATTACAACTGTTTCATTAGCAGATGTGATTGATTACGGAGAAGTTAAATTCGGTCAGCGTAATGAAAGTATTATTACATCAACAAATACATTCTTAACTAAGACCTCTCAAGCGGTGGCGGCATTAATCGTCGGCGTAGGTTTATCTATTTTAGGTTATACGCCAAACGAAGCACAATCAGTTGTGACAATTAACGGTTTAAGAATCATGATCTTAGTTTCACCACTTATTTTCGTTTGTTTAGCCGCATTTTTATATCATAAAGCCTTTAATTTAAAAGGTGACTTTTTAACGGATATTGAAAAGACATTACAGTATAAACGACAAAGGGAATTTAGAGAAAGAATTAAATAA